From the Brevibacillus choshinensis genome, one window contains:
- a CDS encoding SCO family protein, which produces MPVTPVAAIRLRRLLLFLPVLVLVALVASWFWGGSKNVTATLPSISLETLDGDAYSLSPKPGSLRLVELIYTRCPDVCPTTTVKMVQLQKRLKEVHLMGNGIEFLTVSIDPQNDTPDVLRKYANQLGIDAHGWSILRGDDRSIQTVTSSLGFIASKTEDGFITHTTSTYLVNESNEVIRKFGMGDDFDPEQIYQQLMNLKKEGM; this is translated from the coding sequence ATGCCCGTAACACCTGTCGCCGCGATTCGGCTAAGACGGTTGCTATTGTTTTTACCAGTCCTCGTACTCGTGGCACTGGTTGCCTCCTGGTTTTGGGGCGGTTCGAAAAACGTCACGGCCACATTGCCTTCCATATCATTAGAAACGCTGGATGGAGATGCTTATTCTCTCTCTCCCAAACCAGGAAGCCTCCGCTTAGTCGAGCTGATTTACACGCGCTGTCCGGATGTATGTCCGACGACGACCGTGAAAATGGTGCAGTTACAGAAACGGCTGAAAGAGGTCCATTTGATGGGCAACGGTATCGAGTTTTTGACCGTGAGTATCGATCCACAAAACGATACGCCTGACGTATTGCGAAAGTACGCCAATCAGCTAGGGATCGATGCGCATGGTTGGTCCATTCTGCGCGGAGATGATCGTTCCATCCAAACCGTAACCAGCTCGCTAGGCTTCATTGCCAGCAAGACAGAAGATGGATTTATCACTCATACCACCAGCACTTATTTAGTCAATGAAAGCAACGAAGTAATTCGCAAATTTGGCATGGGAGATGATTTTGATCCCGAGCAAATTTATCAGCAGCTGATGAACTTGAAAAAGGAAGGAATGTAA
- a CDS encoding NAD-dependent deacylase — MDQSAELAEWIKAASTCVVFTGAGMSTESGLPDFRSQRGLWSGQDPTKLASTHSMHHNRQAFIEFYRMRIEGLLSCLPHAGHELLAGWETRGLIRGIITQNVDGFHQRAGSESVAELHGTLATVRCSLCQNERPSETYLAAEGTHCQCGGFMRPSVVLFGESLPQTALEQAEEWTNEADLFIVFGSSLVVSPANFFPQQAKENGAKLVIVNREPTPLDGWADMVIQDMLIGSLLQETDKILNL; from the coding sequence ATGGATCAGTCGGCTGAGTTGGCAGAGTGGATCAAAGCAGCGTCCACTTGTGTAGTCTTTACGGGGGCAGGGATGTCAACAGAGAGCGGATTGCCAGATTTTCGTTCGCAGCGCGGATTGTGGAGCGGGCAAGATCCGACCAAGCTGGCTAGCACCCATTCGATGCATCACAACAGGCAGGCGTTTATCGAGTTTTATCGGATGCGTATCGAAGGCTTGCTTTCCTGTTTGCCGCATGCAGGACACGAGCTGTTGGCGGGCTGGGAAACACGTGGATTGATTCGTGGGATCATTACTCAAAACGTAGATGGATTCCATCAACGAGCAGGGAGCGAATCCGTAGCAGAACTACATGGTACCCTTGCCACGGTCCGATGCTCGCTCTGTCAAAATGAGCGCCCTAGTGAAACGTATTTGGCAGCCGAGGGGACTCACTGCCAATGTGGAGGGTTTATGCGCCCTTCTGTTGTTTTGTTCGGCGAGTCTCTACCTCAGACAGCACTGGAGCAGGCGGAGGAATGGACGAACGAGGCTGATTTGTTTATCGTTTTCGGATCTTCCCTGGTGGTTAGTCCTGCCAACTTTTTTCCGCAACAGGCAAAGGAAAATGGAGCGAAACTGGTGATCGTAAATCGTGAGCCTACCCCATTGGATGGATGGGCAGATATGGTTATTCAAGACATGCTGATCGGATCTTTGCTCCAGGAAACGGATAAAATTCTAAACCTGTGA
- a CDS encoding metallophosphoesterase family protein, whose product MTTYFVSDIHGQYEAFQKTLQDASFSPNQGDKLYVIGDMIDRGPQSKEVLLGLLELRQPYPQQVFLIKGNHEQMFEDWLTGRGNAENYLRFNGGDATLRSLLGNHPLRRAFVGGLPTPGIQEEARQIILTKYPFLLPALNSLPLYIELPTDERTGAPAVLLVHAGVRPGIPLAEQNPEDLLWIREPFYDYYQGEMPIVFGHTPVPKLPGYRGTGPWRRDNIIGIDGGAAYRRGVMLVKWPSLQSIFVPIQDVHPYPIVQVNG is encoded by the coding sequence ATGACGACGTATTTCGTTTCCGATATCCACGGCCAGTACGAAGCGTTTCAAAAAACGCTTCAGGATGCTTCCTTTTCACCCAATCAGGGAGATAAATTGTACGTAATCGGAGATATGATCGATCGTGGCCCACAGTCGAAAGAAGTGCTGCTAGGGTTGCTCGAACTTCGCCAACCCTATCCGCAGCAGGTCTTCCTCATCAAAGGCAATCACGAGCAAATGTTTGAAGATTGGCTCACTGGGCGAGGAAACGCCGAGAATTATCTCCGCTTTAATGGTGGCGACGCAACGCTTCGTTCTCTGTTGGGCAATCACCCCCTGCGTCGAGCTTTTGTCGGAGGACTTCCTACCCCCGGAATCCAAGAAGAAGCGCGACAAATCATTCTAACCAAGTACCCGTTTTTGCTACCTGCCCTGAATTCACTTCCCCTGTATATCGAACTTCCTACAGACGAACGCACGGGTGCTCCCGCCGTTCTATTGGTTCATGCAGGCGTCAGACCCGGCATTCCGCTGGCAGAACAGAATCCAGAAGATCTCTTGTGGATCAGGGAGCCCTTTTACGATTATTATCAGGGAGAAATGCCAATCGTGTTCGGTCATACACCCGTTCCCAAACTGCCTGGTTATCGTGGGACAGGACCGTGGAGACGGGATAACATCATCGGGATCGACGGAGGCGCTGCCTACCGCCGCGGAGTGATGCTCGTGAAGTGGCCTTCCTTGCAATCCATCTTTGTACCGATTCAAGATGTTCACCCCTATCCAATCGTGCAAGTCAACGGGTAA
- a CDS encoding FixH family protein, with translation MKRYYFSLLCMLALMVSACGKDDQETALPSSEPIDAAFSMQPAEPAKGETITFSVKVTQNGTSIDDAKEVKFEWWKDGQEQHVTIPATLQADGVYTAQQTIDEPGSYFVYYHVTARDFHNMQKVAFSVGDSKHASGTDNGHSGHAQPTATPSKHEHGNGSDTASPEHPASGVDFHFMPPETMKAAESASFTVHLMKENQSFAQAAVKFEIWQGNEEKHNFIDATETQPGQYSANAVLPTAGSYTVNVHVEKGEVHDHKSFPLSVQ, from the coding sequence ATGAAACGGTATTATTTCTCCCTACTCTGTATGCTCGCATTGATGGTGTCCGCCTGTGGCAAGGACGACCAGGAAACAGCACTCCCCTCTTCCGAACCGATCGATGCAGCCTTCTCTATGCAACCAGCAGAACCGGCGAAAGGTGAAACCATCACGTTTTCGGTCAAGGTCACACAGAATGGCACTTCCATCGATGATGCCAAAGAAGTCAAATTTGAATGGTGGAAAGATGGCCAGGAACAGCACGTGACGATTCCCGCCACGCTCCAGGCGGACGGTGTCTACACTGCACAGCAAACGATTGATGAACCTGGCTCTTACTTTGTTTACTATCACGTGACGGCACGCGATTTTCATAACATGCAGAAAGTAGCCTTTTCTGTAGGAGATAGTAAGCATGCAAGCGGAACAGATAATGGCCATTCAGGACATGCCCAGCCTACTGCGACTCCATCTAAGCATGAGCATGGGAATGGCAGTGACACAGCCAGTCCAGAGCACCCAGCAAGTGGTGTCGACTTTCACTTCATGCCACCTGAGACGATGAAAGCGGCAGAATCCGCTTCCTTCACTGTTCATTTAATGAAAGAGAATCAAAGTTTTGCCCAAGCGGCCGTGAAATTTGAAATTTGGCAGGGAAATGAGGAGAAGCACAACTTCATCGATGCAACCGAGACGCAGCCAGGCCAGTACAGCGCAAATGCTGTTCTCCCTACAGCCGGCAGCTATACCGTCAACGTGCACGTGGAAAAAGGCGAAGTCCATGACCACAAGAGCTTTCCCCTATCCGTCCAATAA
- a CDS encoding disulfide oxidoreductase: MKRAQAMEQAMFASWGIALIATAGSLFFSEVLKYIPCDLCWYQRILMYPLVILLGVASAKKDYKMSLYTLILSVIGGLISLYHYLIQKVPALHELGNACGIVPCNSDYINWLGFITIPFLALIAFALIIVLQIIVLKNGKEQ; encoded by the coding sequence ATGAAGCGTGCACAAGCCATGGAACAAGCCATGTTTGCTTCCTGGGGAATCGCCCTGATTGCCACAGCAGGCAGTCTGTTTTTTTCAGAAGTGCTGAAATACATACCGTGTGACCTGTGCTGGTATCAACGGATTCTGATGTACCCACTGGTCATTTTACTGGGAGTAGCCTCCGCGAAAAAAGATTACAAGATGTCCTTGTACACCTTGATTCTTTCTGTGATTGGCGGCTTGATCTCCCTCTACCACTATTTGATTCAGAAGGTACCCGCCTTGCATGAGCTCGGCAATGCGTGCGGCATCGTACCTTGCAATTCTGACTACATCAACTGGTTAGGCTTTATCACCATTCCGTTTCTCGCTTTGATCGCGTTTGCGTTGATCATTGTGCTGCAAATTATTGTTTTGAAAAATGGAAAGGAGCAATAA
- the ctaG gene encoding cytochrome c oxidase assembly factor CtaG, with amino-acid sequence MMITYLTTTFGFRATWNPELIVLTALLGIAYFSFIGPLRHTFAHATPVPLGKKCLFAAGLLLFYFGMGSPLNVAGHFLFSAHMLQQSMLYLVMPLLMLAGTPAWLLRPLIERKWSRKLLSVFSHPIPAVLLFNALFSFYHMPVILDMAMNQLAMHNLIHLLLLLSALLMWMPVIAPLPEIHRLTELQKLAYIFANGVLITPACALIIFSATPLYDTYVSGPTMLCAPFFSAPIDKSMFAVPLQALDDQRLGGIIMKLMQELTYGSVLAYVFASWYRKEKDQPDDQLLPH; translated from the coding sequence ATGATGATTACCTATTTGACAACAACCTTTGGCTTTCGGGCGACATGGAACCCGGAGCTGATCGTCCTTACTGCTTTGCTGGGGATTGCTTACTTTTCATTCATTGGCCCTCTTCGCCATACCTTTGCCCATGCTACACCAGTACCTTTGGGCAAAAAATGCCTGTTTGCAGCTGGCCTGTTGCTTTTTTACTTTGGAATGGGAAGTCCGCTAAACGTCGCCGGACACTTTCTTTTTAGTGCCCATATGCTCCAGCAATCCATGCTGTATCTGGTCATGCCCCTACTCATGCTGGCCGGAACACCCGCGTGGCTGTTGCGTCCATTGATAGAACGAAAATGGTCCAGGAAGCTCTTGAGCGTATTCAGTCATCCCATCCCTGCGGTTCTCTTGTTTAACGCCTTGTTTTCGTTTTATCACATGCCTGTTATTCTAGACATGGCCATGAATCAGTTGGCCATGCACAATCTGATCCACCTGCTTTTGCTCTTGAGTGCCTTGCTGATGTGGATGCCCGTTATTGCACCATTGCCCGAGATTCATCGTTTGACCGAGCTGCAAAAGCTGGCGTATATCTTTGCGAATGGGGTCCTGATAACCCCAGCCTGCGCCTTGATCATTTTCTCTGCAACCCCTTTGTACGATACCTATGTGAGTGGCCCAACCATGCTCTGTGCCCCATTTTTCTCCGCTCCCATCGACAAATCGATGTTTGCCGTTCCGTTGCAAGCTCTTGACGATCAGCGGTTAGGTGGTATTATCATGAAGCTGATGCAGGAATTGACTTACGGTTCGGTACTAGCTTATGTGTTTGCCTCGTGGTATCGGAAAGAAAAGGATCAGCCTGACGATCAACTCCTTCCTCATTAA
- a CDS encoding thioredoxin family protein translates to MKKIIFFSILVAALLIGAIVYSDISNRQQAAGNPYGKTTLNPATLAQLSDPLYDNLIMPDELKSRLTNKEDMFVYYYSPLCEHCQATTPVLVPIVKDMKIDMKKHNLLEFNASWDDFQIEYTPTLIHYKGGQEVARLVGGHEANEWKKWLEEQTKS, encoded by the coding sequence ATGAAAAAAATTATTTTTTTCTCTATCCTTGTGGCGGCCCTGTTGATCGGCGCTATCGTCTACTCAGACATTTCCAACCGCCAGCAAGCCGCAGGAAACCCTTATGGAAAGACCACTCTCAACCCTGCTACTCTCGCGCAACTGAGCGACCCGCTGTATGACAACCTGATCATGCCTGACGAACTAAAATCGCGTCTGACCAACAAGGAAGACATGTTTGTCTATTACTACAGCCCGTTGTGCGAACACTGCCAAGCCACCACTCCGGTCTTGGTACCCATCGTAAAAGACATGAAGATCGACATGAAAAAACACAACCTCTTGGAATTCAATGCCAGCTGGGATGACTTCCAAATCGAGTACACCCCAACCTTGATCCACTATAAAGGTGGACAAGAAGTAGCTCGTCTGGTCGGAGGACACGAAGCCAACGAGTGGAAGAAGTGGCTCGAAGAACAGACAAAATCATAA